A portion of the Micromonospora vinacea genome contains these proteins:
- the polA gene encoding DNA polymerase I yields the protein MTATTPRLLLVDGHSMAYRAFFALPVENFSTTTGQPTNAVYGFTSMLINVLRDEQPTHIVVAFDVSRHSFRTDKYAEYKAGRSETPTDFKGQVSLVKEVLAALQIPVVEKEGFEADDVIATLASQARDQGMSVLISSGDRDAFQLVDDQITVLYPRKGVSDLARMDPAAIEAKYGVPPQQYRDLAALVGETSDNLPGIPGVGPKTAAKWITTYGGVEGVIARADEIKGKAGDSLRERLADVIRNYEINCLVSDLELPLRPEDTRWTGWDREAVHQVFDTLEFRILRDRLYQYLEAVEPEAESGFDLTGEVLTEPGALAGWLTTHVPTGTPVGLAVKLDTGPNRRHTASITGLALATAGGAAAWVDPAQLDPTDESALASWLADEQRPKVLHDSKPAVLACAAHGWQLAGIVRDTQIAAYLARPDQRSYDLTDLALRYLHRELRVDVPESGQLTLDGLGDEGVVEQNLMLQARATLDLADAIDAELSRDGEQSARLMAGVELPLMRVLATMESTGIAADTHYLSELEAHFAAEVKAAAQGAYEAVGREFNLGSPKQLQEILFTELGLPKTKKIKTGYTTDADALQWLYAQQPHPVLAHLLRHRDVAKLKSTVDGLLKSVSDDGRIHTTFNQTVAATGRLSSTEPNLQNIPIRTEEGRRIRRAFVVGEGYESLLTADYSQIEMRIMAHLSSDDALIDAFNSGADFHAATASSVFGVPLDEVTPDQRRKIKAMNYGLAYGLSAFGLSQQLSISTEEARGLMENYFAGFGGVRDYLQQVVARARQDGYTSTILGRRRYLPDLVSDNRQRRDIAERMALNAPIQGSAADIIKVAMLHVDTALGEAGLRSRMLLQVHDELVFEVAPGEREALEALVRREMGGAYPLSVPLEVSVGLGRDWNSADH from the coding sequence GTGACAGCTACGACACCGCGCCTGCTTCTCGTCGACGGACATTCCATGGCATACCGGGCTTTCTTTGCCCTGCCTGTGGAAAACTTCTCCACCACGACGGGTCAGCCGACCAACGCGGTGTACGGCTTCACCTCAATGCTGATCAACGTGCTCCGCGACGAGCAGCCCACCCACATCGTGGTGGCCTTCGACGTCTCCCGCCACTCCTTCCGCACCGACAAGTACGCGGAGTACAAGGCCGGCCGCAGCGAGACCCCGACCGACTTCAAGGGCCAGGTGAGCCTGGTCAAGGAGGTCCTGGCCGCGCTGCAGATCCCGGTGGTGGAGAAAGAGGGCTTCGAGGCCGACGACGTGATCGCCACGCTCGCCTCCCAGGCCCGCGACCAGGGCATGTCGGTGCTGATCAGCAGCGGCGACCGCGACGCGTTCCAGCTGGTCGACGACCAGATCACCGTCCTCTACCCGCGCAAGGGCGTCTCCGACCTGGCCCGGATGGACCCGGCGGCGATCGAGGCGAAGTACGGCGTCCCGCCCCAGCAGTACCGGGACCTCGCCGCACTGGTCGGCGAGACCAGTGACAACCTGCCCGGCATCCCGGGCGTCGGCCCGAAGACCGCCGCCAAGTGGATCACCACGTACGGCGGGGTGGAGGGCGTGATCGCCCGGGCCGACGAGATCAAGGGCAAGGCCGGCGACAGCCTGCGGGAGCGGCTCGCCGACGTGATCCGCAACTACGAGATCAACTGCCTCGTCTCCGACCTGGAGCTGCCGCTGCGCCCGGAGGACACCCGCTGGACGGGGTGGGACCGGGAGGCCGTGCACCAGGTCTTCGACACCCTGGAGTTCCGCATCCTGCGCGACCGTCTCTACCAGTACCTGGAGGCGGTTGAGCCGGAGGCCGAGTCCGGCTTCGACCTCACCGGCGAGGTGCTCACCGAGCCCGGCGCGCTGGCCGGCTGGCTGACCACGCACGTCCCGACCGGCACCCCGGTCGGGTTGGCGGTCAAGCTCGACACCGGCCCCAACCGCCGGCACACCGCCTCGATCACCGGTCTCGCGCTGGCCACCGCCGGCGGCGCGGCGGCCTGGGTCGACCCGGCGCAGCTCGACCCGACCGACGAGAGCGCCCTGGCCAGCTGGTTGGCCGACGAGCAGCGCCCCAAGGTGCTGCACGACAGCAAACCGGCCGTGCTGGCCTGCGCCGCGCACGGCTGGCAGCTCGCCGGCATCGTCCGCGACACCCAGATCGCCGCCTACCTGGCCCGCCCCGACCAGCGGTCCTACGACCTCACCGACCTGGCGCTGCGCTACCTGCACCGGGAGTTGCGGGTCGACGTCCCGGAGTCCGGCCAGCTCACCCTCGACGGCCTCGGCGACGAGGGGGTGGTCGAGCAGAACCTGATGCTCCAGGCCCGGGCCACCCTCGACCTGGCCGACGCGATCGACGCCGAACTGTCCCGCGACGGCGAGCAGTCCGCCCGGCTGATGGCCGGCGTGGAGCTGCCGTTGATGCGGGTGCTGGCCACCATGGAGAGCACCGGCATCGCCGCCGACACCCACTATCTGTCCGAGCTGGAGGCCCACTTCGCCGCCGAGGTGAAGGCCGCCGCGCAGGGCGCGTACGAGGCGGTGGGCCGGGAGTTCAACCTCGGCTCGCCCAAGCAGTTGCAGGAGATCCTCTTCACCGAGCTGGGTCTGCCGAAGACCAAGAAGATCAAGACGGGTTACACCACCGACGCCGACGCCCTGCAGTGGCTCTACGCGCAGCAGCCGCACCCGGTGCTGGCCCACCTGCTGCGCCACCGGGACGTGGCCAAGCTCAAGTCGACGGTCGACGGGCTGCTCAAGTCGGTCTCCGACGACGGCCGGATCCACACCACGTTCAACCAGACGGTGGCCGCCACCGGCCGGCTCTCCTCCACCGAGCCCAACCTGCAGAACATCCCGATCCGCACCGAGGAGGGTCGTCGGATCCGGCGGGCCTTCGTGGTGGGGGAGGGCTACGAGAGTCTGCTCACCGCCGACTACAGCCAGATCGAGATGCGCATCATGGCGCACCTCAGCTCGGACGACGCGCTGATCGACGCGTTCAACTCCGGCGCCGACTTCCACGCCGCCACCGCCTCGTCGGTCTTCGGGGTGCCGCTCGACGAGGTCACCCCCGACCAGCGCCGCAAGATCAAGGCCATGAACTACGGCCTGGCGTACGGGCTCAGCGCCTTCGGCCTGTCCCAACAGCTCAGCATCAGCACCGAAGAGGCGCGCGGGCTGATGGAGAACTACTTCGCCGGCTTCGGCGGGGTGCGCGACTACCTCCAGCAGGTGGTCGCCCGGGCCCGCCAGGACGGCTACACCTCCACCATCCTGGGTCGACGCCGCTACCTGCCCGACCTGGTCAGCGACAACCGGCAACGCCGCGACATCGCCGAGCGGATGGCGCTCAACGCCCCCATCCAGGGCTCCGCCGCCGACATCATCAAGGTGGCGATGCTGCACGTCGACACCGCGCTCGGCGAGGCCGGGCTGCGTTCACGGATGCTGTTGCAGGTGCACGACGAGCTGGTCTTCGAGGTCGCTCCGGGTGAGCGGGAGGCGTTGGAGGCGCTGGTCCGGCGGGAGATGGGCGGGGCGTACCCGCTGTCGGTGCCGCTGGAGGTGTCCGTCGGTCTGGGCCGGGACTGGAACAGCGCTGATCACTGA